Genomic DNA from Microbacterium sp. NC79:
TCGCGCGAGCTCACCGCGGCCGGTGTCGCTTTCGAGACTCTGCACCTGCACGCCAATTCGCACGCCGGCTACTTCCCTGGTTCCGAAGCCATCCACCTCGTGGCGTACTTCGCGACCGAGGGGGAGGAGAAGGGCCGCATTTACGGTGCGCAGGCGGTTGGCCGTGACGGCATTGACAAGCGCATCGACGTTATCGCCACCGCGATCCGCGCTGGCATGACGATTGACCAACTCGCTGACCTTGACCTGTCGTACGCGCCGCCGTTTGGCAGTGCGAAGGACGCCGTGCAGATGGTGGGCTTTGTCGCGCAGAACGTGCTCGACGGAACCACGACGCTGTGGCAAGCGCGTGACCTGAAGCAGGTGATGGCTGACAGCCTTATCCTCGATGTTCGCCGCGCCGATGAGTTCGCCACCGGGCACCTGCCCGGTGCGCTCAACGTGCCGCACACCGAACTGCGCGAGCGTCTCGATGAGGTCATCGCGGCAGCCGACGGCCGGCCGGTGCGCGCGCACTGCGCCGCCGGCATTCGTTCGTACCTCGCCCACCGCATCCTGGTTGCGGCTGGGCTCGATTCTGCAACACTTTCAGGAGGGATGCAGACCCTCATCGCCTACCACGGGAAGGACATCCTGACTCATGAAGACAATTGACGTATCGGAGCTTGAAGGCCGCGGCCTGCCGCTTGTCGACGTTCGCGAGGTTGACGAATACGCCGCCGGCCACGTGCCTGGTGCCATCAACATTCCGATGTCACAGATCACCGAGCGCCTGGGCGAACTGCCCGAGGGTGCCTTCGACGTGATCTGCCAGTCGGGTGGCCGCTCGGCTCGCGTGAGCGAGTACCTCGAGGCTCAGGGTCACGATGTCACCAACATTGACGGTGGCACTGGCGGCTGGATCGCCCTCGGCAAGCCCGTCGAATAACCCCCCTGGGATCGTTCCGCCTCGGACGCTTCGCGCGCTCGCGGCGTATCGCCGGATTGCTTCCGGTCGCTCCGCGAGCGAAGCGAGAAGAACCGCCCAACAAATACCCCGACACGTACCGCACGTGTCGGGGTATTTCGCGTCGGCGAGCCCGTATGCCGTGGCGGGCATAGGATTGATGTGTGACCACTCTCACGCTGATTGGCAAAGACGGCTGCCACCTGTGTGACGTTGCCGAGGGCATCGTCGAGCAGGTCATAGCCGAGCTTCCGGATGCGGTGGCTGATGGCATCGAGATCGAGTCTGCCTCGATCCTCGAAGACAAGGCCCTGTACGACCAATGGTGGGAGAAGATCCCTGTGGTGCTGATCGATGGCGAACTACACGCCTACTGGCGAGTCGCCGCTGACCGTCTGCACGACGCCCTGATCACCGCGAGCAAGGGGAGTGAGCGATGACCATTCGCCATGTTGTCACCTGGCGCTTGGCCGCCGCTGACGAGGCCGACCGCGCAGCGCATGCAGATGAAATCGTGCGCCGTCTGACGAACCTTGTTGGCGTGGTTCCGTCGATCCTGTCGCTGACCGCCGGAGCCGAGTCGCTCTACGTCGGAACCAACTGGGACGTCGTGCTGATCGCTGACTTTGCTGACCAGGAAGGGCTCGAGGCCTACCAGGTGCATCCGGCCCACAAGGAGGCAGGAGCCTTCATTCGCAGCGTGGTCGCTGACCGGGTCGCTGTCGATTTTCACGTCGACT
This window encodes:
- a CDS encoding Dabb family protein codes for the protein MTIRHVVTWRLAAADEADRAAHADEIVRRLTNLVGVVPSILSLTAGAESLYVGTNWDVVLIADFADQEGLEAYQVHPAHKEAGAFIRSVVADRVAVDFHVD
- a CDS encoding rhodanese-like domain-containing protein, translated to MKTIDVSELEGRGLPLVDVREVDEYAAGHVPGAINIPMSQITERLGELPEGAFDVICQSGGRSARVSEYLEAQGHDVTNIDGGTGGWIALGKPVE
- a CDS encoding glutaredoxin family protein, with product MTTLTLIGKDGCHLCDVAEGIVEQVIAELPDAVADGIEIESASILEDKALYDQWWEKIPVVLIDGELHAYWRVAADRLHDALITASKGSER